The following DNA comes from Clarias gariepinus isolate MV-2021 ecotype Netherlands chromosome 7, CGAR_prim_01v2, whole genome shotgun sequence.
CagttttcatgagtttttaagcatgttaagacacccaaaaagcccaaaaggctggacaaaaaaaaaaaatccttaggaaaacgAGAGGGTCCTGCATTAAGCTAATAGCAATGTGATCTTCACACCTGGCTGTCCGTGCTCTTCTTCTCACTTTATGATGTGTTCACTCTGCTGTCTCTCTTCAACTTAACTAGCCAGTTGCTTTACCTTAAAAGCTGGATTTgcccataatttattttttagaacatAAACTTTTCTTGATGTTTGGGCACATGCGTCTTCCAGCTTTGTGTGTGGCAGGTATTTCAAgctttaagattttaaaaaatttattaatcccagaaggAAATTGCTTAAGCATCAAGGGAGAGCGCAAATGCAGTCCCCCACTAtcagaaattatgcagtcgagattcctGCATTTGGGGAATTTGCAAGTGTCAGCACAgcctgagtgcaatggttgagcctcgccttgggcaaaccaccttcttgatcatggtatcacccctgccaggtaagtaaTTACtccctcctctcctttttcggAGAAAAAGTCTAGTCTAAAAACTAAGTCTAAGCCTTGATCAGACCTACTGTAATGAAACCATCGGTCGAGTCTTTAATCAGACTAAACTAAATCGATAGAGtgctaaaaataattatagaaaaaaatgatgcattgttatatatatatatatatattttttatcagtgCTAAGATTAAATTTGGAGGTCACTCAATGCTTGTTCGGGGCACCTTTAGCACAGATTATTGCATCAATGCGGTTTGGCATGGATTTAATCAGCCTGTGGCAATTACTGAaaaccaggttgctttgatggCAACCTTTGGCTCATCTGTATTTTTAGGTTAGGTGTTTTTCATCTTCCACTTGACAATACCCCAAAGATTCTCTATGGCAGGTGAGTTGGCCGGGTCGGACATCActgtcagcaaaccagttagttcTGGCATGCAGGTGAGCAGGTGCTACTGTAAGTCCTGCTAGAAAGGGAAATCTCCAGGTTTCTCTACAGACCAAAGCATGCAGTGCCCTAAAATCTCCGGGGAGATGGCTGGATTGATTTTGGACTTAAAAAAACCCAGAAACCTCACACTAaacttcaagcaacttggattttGTGCCTCTCCACTCTTCCCCAAGACAATGAAAACTTTATTTCCAAATAAACTAATGCCTCAGTCAAATGACCAAACCTCAAAGCGCAGCCTCTGAGTCCCAAACCTGGATAAAATAGAAGGAAGCATCAGAAAAACCTATGCCAAAGGTGTGTCTGGATCAGATGGACAAGAGCAGCCGAAATACTGAGAGGTACGactgagttctgttattctgcgcaatcaaaagtcccaattTTCCTTGAAGATCTCTTGTATTATTACGACtaatcagcatcatcatcatcaaaataaTCTACAAAATATACCGGTTTTTGAGTTTGTATGTACTTAAGTCTTTAGCACTATAGGTTTACACTATAAAGTGACAACCAGTGTTTGGGTCTCTTtaacacagagaaaaaaatgaaggctGCTGCTGTAGGAAAAGGATATATAAAGCTCCTACACCCTGACTAAAAACAGGAACTAATTGTGCTGGGAAACTTGCTGATTTTACAAAGTGCTGACTCATCTCCTATAAATAAATGGATGCCCAGAAACTCCCAACAAGAAACTGTTGCTCAAACTGTTCCTAAATAGTCATTAATTCTTATGCATTTAcctttattctaaaaaaaaaaaaaaaaatggatttaaaaaaatccatttactATTACTGTGTCACTGTGTGACAGTATAAGACAGTGTAATCATATATGCCtatcatttaaatgttatagTCATCATTATTTAGACCTGTGTGGCTATAGTAAATCGATCCACACATGCTGGTGTGAGAGTTCAACTCCTCTATGGAACAGTTTCATTAATTCAATACATTACCCTCAATGTTGAAATGACATTACATTACCATTACCATTACAACTACCATTccatacaaaaattacataaatatacctatccgttcagctgctcttattgttttatatttgttttatattttgttatacattcttcaaatattttctatattgtgttatttatttatttttttaactttagttttatattttattttattcttttctagttttatttaccctatattttaattctcatattagtcttctattttaggtcatgagcagttgcctaagcatttcactgcatatcgtactgtgtatgactgtgtatgtgacaaataaaatttgaattttgatgATTGAATACAATCAATGTTTTAAAAGAGAATAATGATTTGGCAATCATTCGCGTGTGACATCATAGTGCAGCCCACACATGCTGCATAAATTTCTAAACACATTCCCATGTCCCTAGTCATATGAATGTAAATGAGCAATAAAGTTGACTGTGAGTCATCGTTTCGCCTTAAACAAGAAGTTAAACTACTTTACTTTATGGCTAAATGTTTGTGTCCACCTGACTATTCCACCGTATGTGGtttttccccaaactgttgacACAAAGTTAGAAGGAAACAATAGTATCAGAAGTGTTTGCATGCTGTTGTGTTATAGTTTTCGTTTACTGTATCTAAGAGGCCCACGCCTATGGCATTTGGcaaacgctcttatccagaacgaTTTAGATAAGTGCTCTGGAGTTTCCATCATTAAATGTCTCGctaggttactaactagaaGTACCATCAGGCAAACCTTGTTGGAAAAGGATTGATTGATTGGTGAGGGGGTTAACCCAGATACCAGATAGGTCTTTAGTCGTCACTCCAGTGACTCAACCTATTCCAGCATTACAGTGCTCCTGTGCACgatccataaagacatggttagTTAAGTTTGGAGAAGAAACACATAagcaacatcagtgtctgacctcaccaGTGTGCTGTGGCTAAATCGTACTTGTCTGACCATACAATGTTTCTTCCAAGGGTAAAGTGGCACTACTGTTTTTAATCTTGTAGCTTGTGGTTAaacaatgttaatatttttggtGATATATTTACTTACCATAGACAAACTATAcatagcaaaacaaaaaaaatagcgTTCATGaattcaaaagttttttttgttggcaGTTACAGGACTGAGATCATAAATAACGGAATAAGatgtattaaacaaaactaaactttTTTCCCGGCGCTAAGTTTATTTTTGTCCTCTCTGTGATTACCATAAGACacggtgtaaaaaaaaaaaaaaagagccttaTCATTAAGTGCTGGCTAAATTCTTCTCCAACCAAGATGTACATTTAGCATCTATAACTTTACAGAGGACACTAAGTCAACTTAAGAACAGGTATTAATATAAGTAAGaaaacatataattattattggcaaattataattaataaatataattataatattttttttatacgtgTGTTGGGCATGATTGATCACTGTTACCATAACAATGGTGAGCATCTGAGTCCAAAATATAGTTAAATCATTGAATGTATCCAAAGGCCAGTGTTTTCTTCCCAAAATTAAAGAAGATAATTATATCCTATTATAtaagacatttaaatatttacagtccCCTCAAGCATACTGGAGCTGCAAGGTGAAGTCTTTTGTTTTTGGTCTATTACTATTAGCGTTCGAGATGAAAAGAGGAGTAAAAGACAACAGATGAGAATTTCAGCACTCATTTCCAGATATTTACATCTAGATGTACACAACTTAAAACATAGCACCGTTTTTTTAAACCCAtccatttaaaaagttttttttccccagaaatcaaaaatactgtaacacataaatgattatttgaaagaaTAAACCAACATGAAGACAAGAGAGCTGTCTATGAAAAGGGCAAGCTATAATATATTAAACCTAAGAAAAGGATTGAAAATTAATAAGAGCTATTGCATAAGCACTAAATCACAACAGACAATACCAGGCAAAAAAACAGGCAGGCCAACACTCACGAAAAAATACAAAGACAAACCCCTACGAAAGTGATGGAAAGGTGAATGTGTTGAGAAAGAAAGGTCCAGCATGATGGAGGTAGTATTAAGGTCTGGGCTTACATGGCTGCTTCTGGAACACGCTCACTAATCTTTAGATGTAACTCAATTATGGTGGCAGCAGAATGTATTCAAAAGCCTCTAAAACATTCTCTGTGTATTCACACAGAAatgcattagaaaaaaaagaatgcaaaaaaaaaaggtttggtgATGTCAGGGGTTTTCCAGTTTGATGCAGTTATTGCAAACAAGGAATATACAACCAAGTATTAGATCATCTGTCCCAATCACAATAGTCCCAATAGTTTTATTGTGTTTCTTTGTAACTTCACATATAAAACTCAAatcataaaatttaaaaaaacatttagtaagAAAAATACAGTAAGCATCTATCGTTACACTCAGTCTtctgaacacacaaacacacagataaaGAGTCACTCTGCACTGAAGTGGCTGGATGTCTTCTCGTCACCTCTCCCTCACTCCGTCCACCTGTGTCCACAATGTGGAGCCGTACACACGTAGTACAGCCTCATTGCGTCCTACAACACAAACATTAAAGCTTAAAATCaaacacaacacattttttgGAATGTACTAATTCAAGTGCAGACTGATGCTGAGGTGTTCTCCCCACAACAGTAACTTTCTGGTGTGCCTGTTTCATGGTTGTGCAATTGTGCACGATGTTATTATGAAATTCTGTACCTCAGCCTTCATGCTGTGTGACTGGAAGAACACTGCCTCCTTGTGGCCACACCTGGAAACAAGAAAAATCTTACAGCACAAGACAATACTTGGCACTGTAtccgcacacacagacagctgtaatgtttcattaactaattttacataaatatatatgcaaTAATTGTTGTATGCATGCTCACTTAGGGCAGGGGTGATCTTCTGTACGAGGCAATGTTGGATCTTGAGACACATCAGCGATAATCTGTGTGAGCTCACTGTAGAAACACAATCAACATGCAGTCAACCACAAATTACAAACTAACTGATGGCATACATTGCTAACAGCAATTTACAttgtctggtaaaaaaaaactaacgaACAACGCATAGCACCTTTAAACTCAGCCTTCAACTGTTTAGTCCAATTGTGCATGGAAAAATTCTGTTACTTTTTCTATTACACATTCTattagctgtgatttctactgtttatgttttatgatgCAGCTTCAAATGACATTTAATCATAATTCTTTTTTGACCACATAACTTCTGTGAAGTTAATGGTTCGGCAATATCCTTACAGGATTTTATAGTGTTTTCCAGTAATTTCCAGTAAAAgtccattttatttatagtccttttaacaatggtcattgtcacaaagcggCTTTacagaattgaaaaaaaaagtgaataaaatgtgttagaaaatgtgcatgaatcaaaatgagcagattgtccctgataagcaaaacaacagcgacagtggcaaagatAAACTCCCTGTAGGAGtagcagtaggaagaaaccgtgaaaggaaccagactcaacagggaacccatcctcattttggtgataacgaagagcagggattgatttgcGACCCTCACAACAAAAATCTCCTtagctgttttctttgcttgttgcAGGTCGATTTTGACTCCTCTGAAacaatgatcagccataacattatgaccactgagaGGTGATGAGAATAAGATTGATTATCCCATTACAGTGGCACCTGGAAGTGGGTATGATACATTAGGCAGAAAGTGAACATTGGCTAAACATGGCTGTGGATGATTGGTACCGggccacacaaaaaaaaaaaaaaaaagattttttttttattttgtatttctattttaatcacCACAAAAGGAATCTGCAAATGTTTCACAAGCTAATATTAGCTAAAAACAgagtttgaaataaaaaaaaatattttaaacataaaataataataattcttaaaaAGCTGTGATGTCTCATTGCAAGACACAAGCTTAGGTCTCACACTCATTCTGCATTATGTTATGTTGGATGTATTGTGCACTTTATTATGCTTTGCTACAAGTGCGTGAAAAACTTGCATTGGCCgtgaaaaacataaaacaagtcGGTGGTGCAAAACGTTGGCGATCACTGTTTGGTTTAAAtaccaaatagcattaaatagaaagctagtaCACTTGTAGGGTTTACAATCAATTGTCATACACAACAAGTAGGGCCCTTGATCAGTGGTTGGAATGCAATCTgaaattcagccttgtgttaggagCTAGTTAGCCTTTGTAGgcatgaataaatgaacactGATAGTTTAGATGCAATTCAGAACAACTTAGAAGcaatgttttaatgaaaaaGGTTTTAAGAAGCAGGTTTTAATGCTTCTgtgttttaagtgtgtgtttctgcaagcagctgctctctcctcagtacagACCAATTTTCATCCACGCTGCAACCAACACCAACTGTAATTAACATTTGTAGGATATCTGTGACAGGGAGTgatgtatatatgtttaaacATATACGCCTTTTCCGTAATTAGAATTATGAGATTGTTTTATTCaactttatgtattttcagACCTGGTGACAGAATAAGTGACATGTGATAAGTTTGTGACATAGTGATAAGGTTGTGTTTGT
Coding sequences within:
- the polr2i gene encoding DNA-directed RNA polymerase II subunit RPB9, whose protein sequence is MELETGACEPGFVGIRFCQECNNMLYPKEDKENRILLYACRNCDYQQEADNSCIYVNKITHEVDELTQIIADVSQDPTLPRTEDHPCPKCGHKEAVFFQSHSMKAEDAMRLYYVCTAPHCGHRWTE